DNA sequence from the Paenibacillus physcomitrellae genome:
TCGGTTGAGCTGGCCGAACAGTTCCACAAACTTGGCGGAGAGCACGGGTTTGAGCTGGATGCCAAATCACCGGAAATTGTTGTCTCTATCGGGGGAGACGGAACTATGCTGCATGCTTTTCATACGTTTATTGACCGGATCCCCTCTATAGCTTTCGTAGGTGTGCATACCGGGCATCTCGGCTTCTACGCCGACTGGAAAGCGGACGAACTGCCGGAACTGGTTGCGCTGATGGGCGGTAAAGGCGCTCCGGGCACTATGAAGCCGCGAATCGTGAACTATCCCCTGCTGGAAGTTGAAATTACGAAGAAATCCGGTACCTTATCTTATATCTGCTTAAATGAATTTACGCTTAAAGGCACTGATGGGACGCTTGTCGCCCAGGTAGACATCAATGACCAGATGTTTGAAATGTTCAGGGGCGACGGGATTTGCATCTCTACTCCGTCAGGGAGCACCGCTTACAACAAAAGTCTCGGCGGAGCCATGCTGCATCCTACCATCGAAGCGCTGCAAATTGCCGAAATTGCATCGATCAATAACCGGGTATTCCGGACGATGGGGTCGGCACTGGTGCTGCCCAAACACCATCACTGCGATATTTATTCCCGCAAGGAACAGAACCTGACCATCACGCTGGACCATATCAGCCTGCATTTGAATGATCTGTTGTCCGTCAAATGCCGGGTGGCCCGTCAGAAGATCAGCTTCGTCCGCTACCGCCCATTCCCGTTCTGGGAACGGGTGCGCAACGCTTTTCTTGATTAACCTCTATAGTCTTAGAAAAAGACAAACAAGCAGGCCTAAAGCGATCCGCTTTGAGCCTGCTTGTTTTATTTTTTGTTAAGGCTGATTGGTTACAATCAGATCACTTTTCAGGCGACCCATTTCGCCAGAAGTTTCTGTCTTTACGACTATATTTACAGCCCGGCCCCATTTACAGCTTTAAAGGCTGGTTCGTCCGTCCGAGCCACGTTAAACATCCTGGTCTTTACGGGTCTTTATTACTCTTTACTGCTCTCTTCGGCCTCCGGCTGGCGGGACTGGGGCGTCCGTTCGCGCTGCGCTTTCGGTTCCCGATGTTCCTTGTTCACCAGCTGCTCGCGCTCTTTAGAGTCCTTGGAGTCCTTGGAGTCTTTGGCATCCTTAGAGTCTTTGAAGTCTTTAGGTGCTTTCGGCTCCTTCGGATCCTTGCCCTCCTTCAGCTCTTTGCCTTCCCGGGCCTCCCGCGCTTCGCGGGCTGCCGCTTTGCTGGCTTCCTTCGCCTGCTTCATCTTGGCATGATGCTCACGGGAAGAAAGATGCTCCCGCAGCGGCTGCTGTTCTTTAAACTGCCCGTCAGCCGTTGGTTCATCGGAATCCAGTTTGCTCTGGATCAAAGCCTCCTTGATTGGTTCCTTCGTCTTCTGGAGCACAAAATAAGCACAGCCGAAATTGCAATATTCATTAATATAATCAACCACGCCCGAAATAGCGGTATCCCGGTTGGCTTTCGGATGGTTATCTCTATAGAAACCCTTAAGTCTGAGCTGGTTATAACCCCAATCTCCTACGATATAGTCATAGCGGTCCAGCACCTCGCTGTAGCGCAGCTTGAAGGCTTCCGGATTCCAGCCGTTCCGGTTATCCTGAATCAATTCATAACTTTTATTGCCGATTTGTATAAACACCGGTGTCCCCCCTTGTTCCGTTAAGCGCCCTGCCGACTCGCACCTTCGGCTCGTCAGCCGGTTTGTCTCTGCCGCGCTGGATATACTGCC
Encoded proteins:
- a CDS encoding NAD kinase, with product MRYYVLDRGDSLSVELAEQFHKLGGEHGFELDAKSPEIVVSIGGDGTMLHAFHTFIDRIPSIAFVGVHTGHLGFYADWKADELPELVALMGGKGAPGTMKPRIVNYPLLEVEITKKSGTLSYICLNEFTLKGTDGTLVAQVDINDQMFEMFRGDGICISTPSGSTAYNKSLGGAMLHPTIEALQIAEIASINNRVFRTMGSALVLPKHHHCDIYSRKEQNLTITLDHISLHLNDLLSVKCRVARQKISFVRYRPFPFWERVRNAFLD
- a CDS encoding YutD family protein produces the protein MFIQIGNKSYELIQDNRNGWNPEAFKLRYSEVLDRYDYIVGDWGYNQLRLKGFYRDNHPKANRDTAISGVVDYINEYCNFGCAYFVLQKTKEPIKEALIQSKLDSDEPTADGQFKEQQPLREHLSSREHHAKMKQAKEASKAAAREAREAREGKELKEGKDPKEPKAPKDFKDSKDAKDSKDSKDSKEREQLVNKEHREPKAQRERTPQSRQPEAEESSKE